A region of Vigna radiata var. radiata cultivar VC1973A unplaced genomic scaffold, Vradiata_ver6 scaffold_70, whole genome shotgun sequence DNA encodes the following proteins:
- the LOC106779942 gene encoding uncharacterized protein LOC106779942, producing the protein MAYRAKAYASDEVVGSFTKQYSRIFYYAHELLARNPGSTIKVKVEPYDGKTMFQRFYACLKACKDSFVSCRPIIGLDGAFLKGRHHGELLTAVARDANDQILPLAYAIVEVEKKETWTWFLELLIEDLGGSDMCSALIVMSDQQKGLRQAVQDVFPEVAQRFCVRHLYANFRKKFPGKNLKRLMWRAAPTTHPQQWENEMRNMKEVNEDAFRHLIAIPPSWSAYRLFEIKHVSQNGDNFVVDIDKYTCSCRKWSISGILCMHALAVMRFLNLDAEEYLPVWFKMSTYEEMYSSIIYPINGKHLWEVIQCPDVLPPPKRQLSGRPKKKRRLKQWELKKSTTKMSKGGLTKEMYHL; encoded by the exons ATGGCTTACAGGGCCAAAGCATATGCATCAGACGAAGTGGTAGGCTCCTTCACTAAGCAATATAgtagaattttttattatgctCATGAGTTATTAGCAAGAAACCCTGGGTCTACAATCAAGGTCAAAGTTGAGCCATATGATGGGAAAACAATGTTCCAGAGGTTTTACGCATGCCTAAAGGCATGCAAAGATAGCTTTGTATCATGCAGGCCAATCATTGGCCTTGATGGAGCCTTCTTGAAAGGCAGACATCATGGTGAGCTTTTAACTGCTGTTGCGCGAGATGCAAACGACCAAATTTTGCCATTGGCGTATGCAATCGTTGAAGTTGAGAAAAAGGAGACATGGACATGGTTTCTGGAGCTATTGATTGAAGACCTAGGTGGTTCAGATATGTGTTCTGCACTTATAGTCatgtcagatcaacaaaag GGTTTAAGACAAGCTGTACAAGATGTTTTTCCTGAAGTTGCACAAAGATTTTGTGTAAGGCATTTATATGCCAACTTCAGGAAAAAATTCCCTGGAAAAAACTTGAAAAGGCTTATGTGGAGGGCAGCTCCAACAACCCACCCACAACAATGGGAGAATGAGATGAGAAATATGAAAGAGGTGAACGAAGATGCTTTTAGACATCTGATAGCAATTCCTCCAAG TTGGTCTGCATACAGGCTTTTTGAAATCAAACATGTGTCCCAAAATGGGGACAACTTTGTGGTAGATATAGATAAATATACATGTTCCTGCAGGAAGTGGAGCATCAGTGGAATTCTTTGTATGCATGCATTGGCAGTAATGAGGTTTCTCAACCTAGATGCAGAGGAGTACCTACCTGTATGGTTTAAAATGTCAACCTATGAAGAGATGTATTCATCCATTATATATCCCATTAATGGAAAACATCTATGGGAGGTCATCCAATGTCCAGATGTCTTGCCTCCACCAAAAAGACAGTTGTCTGGTCGTcctaagaagaaaaggagattaAAGCAAtgggagttgaagaaaagtACCACCAAAATGTCAAAAGGGGGACTTACTAAAGAGATGTACCATCTGTAG